CGCCGTGGCGGCCCGCGCCTTGCTCACCGATGAGTTTGTCGGACAACGGATCCCACTCACCGGGCCGCAGGCGCTGACCAACACCGAGCTGGTCGACGTCATCGGCACCGTCTTGGGTCGCTCGTTGCGTTACCTCGAGGCACCGCCGGCCGTCGTGCGCGAGCGCTTCGTCAGCATCGGCCTGGGTGCGGACTTCGCCGACGCCTACATCGCGATGCAGGCCGCCGCCGTCGGCACGCCGGCGCTGGTCACCCACGACGTCGAGAAGATCACCGGCCGGCCCGCGACGCCGTTTGCGGCATGGGTGTCCGACAACCGCCACCTGTTCGCCTAGGAGACAACGTGTCTGATCCCCGTCCACCGCGTTACCTCAAGCCGATGAACAAGCTGATGATGGCGGTGCAGCGGCTCGGCATTCCGACCGGGCCCGCGATGGTGCTGACCGTGCCCGGGCGCAGGTCGGGCAAGCCGCGCAGCACGCCGATGACGCCGTTTCGCTACGACGGCGGTCTTTACGTTGTCGCCGGCTATCCCGGCGCGGACTGGGCGGCCAACGCCCGGGCCGCCGGCGCCGGCACGCTCAGTCGTGGCCGCCGGTCACGCCCGGTACGCATCGTGGAACTGACTGCCGCACAGGCCCGTCCGATTCTCCGGGCGTTTCCCGCCGAGGTGCCCGTCGGTGTCAGTTTCGCCAAGAGTTCGGGCATGGTGGTCGACGGGACGCCTGAGGAGTTCGAGGCGTTGGCCGGACGCATCGCGGTGTTCCGCTTCGATGCGCTCAGCGGTCAAAGCTGAACCGGCACATGCTTTTCCGCACAGGCGTCGGTGACGGCCGCGACGACATCCTGGGTGCGCAGGGTCTCGAGATCCTCCACCGTCACCGAGCCCTTGTCGGTGCGGTGCTGGGCGGCGACCCGGGAATCGCGCAGCCGCTCGGCCCGCTCGACGACGTTGCGGGCGAACCGTCCGTTCTGCATGACGTCGATGCCGTGCGTACCGTCCGGCGCAAGGTAGGCGCGTAATGTCTTGCAGGCCATGTTCAATGCCTCACGAGCGGCGGGCTCGATGACCGTCGCGCGGGGCTCGCCATAACGGACGGCGATCTCGACCAGCTCGTCGGGCGCATACGAGGCGAACCGAAGCTTGCGGTTGAACCGGCCCGCCAAACCCGGGTTGACGGTGAGGAATTCGTCGACTTCCTTCTCGTATCCCGCGCCGATGAAGCAGAAGTCGAACCGGTGCACCTCGAGCGCGACCAGAAGTTGGTTCACCGCCTCCATGCCGATCATGTCCGGGCGGCCGTCGTGG
The sequence above is a segment of the Candidatus Mycobacterium wuenschmannii genome. Coding sequences within it:
- a CDS encoding nitroreductase family deazaflavin-dependent oxidoreductase, whose translation is MSDPRPPRYLKPMNKLMMAVQRLGIPTGPAMVLTVPGRRSGKPRSTPMTPFRYDGGLYVVAGYPGADWAANARAAGAGTLSRGRRSRPVRIVELTAAQARPILRAFPAEVPVGVSFAKSSGMVVDGTPEEFEALAGRIAVFRFDALSGQS